One segment of Solanum stenotomum isolate F172 chromosome 1, ASM1918654v1, whole genome shotgun sequence DNA contains the following:
- the LOC125873198 gene encoding uncharacterized protein LOC125873198 yields the protein MGSACCVAAKDRAVINGSTSETLQSNVRYSPSWSFRWDNRGRVAGEETSVNWSSDGVGGNDRLEFKSGTTVETLYASEEGSPLDSFRSLALQKSPASDCNTGNSMLPLSDTLVVRNSTEVKESFESSAVPCPSPLKLSSSDPSVSSLSASPLSTKSQLLPANSTPLPQYSSGHQLGRRVSDSHIPGIKSPTFSISEESSSFMLPGWSNESTRGSNGGSSDGWSVPAFSDLLANPRRDRWSFDSESMGFHRDKMSRASGRSSGSPSIDLQTCGICTKLLTERSSWSSNELAVVSVLICGHVFHAECLESMTPEFNKYDPACPVCTFGEKQALKMSEKALKSQMDLKARKRFGNRVVDSDFSGNLALFDRQKSGGHGGRRLKMSSSSSSMKSSSGKPFLLRHFSFGSKGSKSFSESPSTRKKGFFWTRSSKE from the exons atgggttcagctTGTTGTGTTGCTGCTAAAGATAGAGCGGTCATAAATGGATCAACCAGTGAAACTTTACAGAGCAATGTTCGATACTCGCCTTCATGGAGCTTTCGTTGGGATAATCGGGGACGTGTTGCTGGAGAGGAGACATCAGTCAATTGGTCTTCTGATGGAGTTGGTGGAAATGATAGATTAGAGTTTAAATCTGGAACAACTGTAGAAACCCTTTATGCCTCTGAAGAGGGTAGTCCATTGGATAGTTTTCGATCACTTGCATTGCAGAAGTCACCAGCTTCTGATTGCAACACGGGGAACTCGATGCTTCCTCTATCTG ATACATTGGTTGTGAGAAATTCCACAGAG GTCAAAGAATCATTTGAGTCATCAGCAGTGCCATGTCCCTCTCCTTTAAAGCTGTCTTCATCAGATCCCTCTGTTTCATCATTATCTGCATCTCCTTTATCAACAAAAAGTCAATTGCTTCCTGCCAATTCTACTCCTTTGCCTCAATATTCTTCCGGACACCAGCTGGGACGACGAGTTTCTGATAGTCATATACCCGGAATAAAGTCACCTACATTCTCAATTTCTGAAGAATCATCGTCCTTCATGCTCCCTGGTTGGAGTAATGAATCAACCAGGGGCTCAAATGGTGGATCATCAGATGGATGGTCTGTTCCTGCCTTCTCTGACCTGCTTGCAAATCCTCGTAGAGATAGGTGGTCATTTGATAGTGAATCCATGGGTTTCCATCGTGACAAGATGAGCAGAGCTAGTGGTCGGAGTTCTGGTTCACCTTCTATAGATCTCCAAACCTGTGGCATTTGTACAAAACTGTTAACAGAGAGATCTTCATGGTCCTCAAATGAACTTGCTGTTGTTTCTGTACTAATTTGTGGCCACGTTTTCCATGCTGAGTGTTTGGAGAGTATGACGCCAGAATTCAACAAGTATGACCCAGCTTGTCCTGTTTGTACTTTTGGGGAGAAGCAGGCATTGAAGATGTCAGAAAAAGCATTGAAAAGTCAGATGGACTTGAAAGCTCGAAAGAGATTCGGGAATCGGGTTGTTGACAGTGATTTTAGTGGCAATCTTGCTTTATTTGATCGACAGAAAAGTGGTGGACATGGTGGAAGGCGTCTCAAGATGAGCTCAAGTTCCAGCAGTATGAAGAGCTCTTCAGGAAAGCCTTTCTTGCTGCGTCATTTTTCATTTGGTTCGAAGGGGTCAAAATCCTTTTCCGAGAGCCCTTCTACTAGGAAAAAAGGTTTTTTCTGGACAAGATCGAGCAAGGAGTAA
- the LOC125873302 gene encoding protein CASPARIAN STRIP INTEGRITY FACTOR 1-like isoform X2 yields MGGLMLIKKISLFFLLISASLFSTSFAGRQSSFLNNFDQEELSATHEEEQLRHERVLKMNTKDYGRYDPTPALSKPPFKLIPN; encoded by the exons ATGGGGGGTCTCATGCTAATCAAGAAAATTAGTCTCTTCTTCCTTCTCATATCTGCATCCCTTTTTTCAACTTCATTTGCAG GTCGACAGTCGAGCTTTTTGAACAACTTTGATCAGGAAGAGCTGAGTGCAACTCATGAG GAGGAGCAATTAAGGCATGAAAGGGTTCTTAAGATGAACACAAAGGATTATGGAAGATATGATCCAACACCTGCTCTATCCAAACCTCCTTTCAAACTCATACCAAATTAA
- the LOC125873249 gene encoding embryogenic cell protein 40 encodes MADLRDEHGNPIQLTDQYGHPVQLTDEYGNPMHLTGVATTAGSTAPPVFPTGTGAASVGEKLPQTSSYAAPTTIGEKLHDTTGLGTGAPTIGEKLHHTAGLGIGTGTGTGTGAPTIGEKSHHTTGLGAGTAAGAGLAVGTGTIDEKLHQKTTQSEQQHHKTELHRSGSSSSSSSEDDGQGGRRKKKGLKEKIKEKLTGGKHKGEEPHAHAHGIGTGATTTTTSGMSTTAPEHEKKSMMEKIKEKLPGHHNHH; translated from the exons ATGGCGGACTTACGTGATGAACATGGAAATCCAATTCAGCTGACTGACCAATACGGTCATCCAGTGCAGCTGACCGATGAGTACGGCAACCCTATGCACCTTACTGGTGTTGCAACCACAGCCGGTTCTACTGCTCCACCTGTTTTTCCTACCGGCACTGGTGCTGCATCAGTTGGTGAAAAATTGCCACAAACATCTAGCTATGCTGCTCCGACAACTATTGGTGAAAAGTTGCACGACACAACTGGGCTAGGTACTGGTGCTCCTACAATTGGTGAAAAATTGCACCACACAGCTGGCTTAGGTATTGGTACTGGTACTGGTACTGGTACTGGTGCTCCTACAATTGGTGAAAAATCGCACCACACAACTGGCTTAGGTGCTGGTACTGCTGCTGGTGCTGGCTTAGCTGTTGGTACTGGGacaattgatgaaaagttgcacCAGAAAACAACACAATCGGAGCAACAGCATCACAAGACGGAGCTTCACCGCTCTGGCAGTTCAAGTTCTAGCTCG TCGGAGGATGACGGACAAGGtgggaggaggaagaagaaagggCTGAAAGAGAAGATAAAGGAGAAATTAACAGGTGGTAAGCACAAGGGTGAGGAACCCCACGCCCACGCCCATGGTATTGGGACTGGAGCCACAACGACCACTACGAGTGGGATGTCAACTACTGCTCCAGAGCATGAGAAGAAGAGTATGATGGAGAAGATCAAGGAGAAATTACCCGGTCATCATAATCATCACTAG
- the LOC125873302 gene encoding protein CASPARIAN STRIP INTEGRITY FACTOR 1-like isoform X1, with translation MGGLMLIKKISLFFLLISASLFSTSFAAGRQSSFLNNFDQEELSATHEEEQLRHERVLKMNTKDYGRYDPTPALSKPPFKLIPN, from the exons ATGGGGGGTCTCATGCTAATCAAGAAAATTAGTCTCTTCTTCCTTCTCATATCTGCATCCCTTTTTTCAACTTCATTTGCAG CAGGTCGACAGTCGAGCTTTTTGAACAACTTTGATCAGGAAGAGCTGAGTGCAACTCATGAG GAGGAGCAATTAAGGCATGAAAGGGTTCTTAAGATGAACACAAAGGATTATGGAAGATATGATCCAACACCTGCTCTATCCAAACCTCCTTTCAAACTCATACCAAATTAA